The Corvus moneduloides isolate bCorMon1 chromosome 18, bCorMon1.pri, whole genome shotgun sequence genome window below encodes:
- the MPHOSPH9 gene encoding M-phase phosphoprotein 9 isoform X1 codes for MENCDVVNSVHGTPSSSADPDGRNTHSSVCNLNCNRSPSSNPNGVSGYSGNTRSSLKPDSVELLASFMQDIQNIGHADSEIVRNCETRWLQLLRLVEKQCQEHIVAQQEQFHHQIQLIQDEIKQLVRLQSSTRGASRSRGLPAQLTDTFPSLPSPMGMRSEAFEEQESIASQLRSSEGETQPEASDVQQECVGSEASMNSGYGTLSTAELSPGQPRQQGTDCMEHAAHGAGLQSDAAVGRAQNKRELLAKKPEENCSSGKNDILVFPAEFECKADEDERGKKASKSLTSWAQKLKQTQPKRVTADEECVNSMQENERVKRLPLENTNLTDAALPPFYLNQPKESPNSVVSEASGLSYWKLDEKEMYHTLPENFRSECPDVFSTKVSPVQLSSADERKLSSLKDIYHKRQRENKQMPDQSFMPSSQSSHPPEILTLDPTLHMKPGQQNQGRCFFNIPEDSTPFSPDSMAEPGFPSHCDTDSFSQTSNSSQLDDSPTHPASSRAVRLDLWRNHPFQTENRASSPFPVAYRDADKDNLVNTEEEETLTLTPSSVTQCADNSLPDYSLSVASVEDPVVMSKIRQNLREKHARHIADLRAYYDSEIQSLKQQLESSHRTASSEDLKKINQSLADRCDQLDAALNEASARIKALENKNNVLEKQVADWRERFCAISNTSKVLQERLEETRAAHKEKDNTISRLKSRLKELEEAFEKAYKLSDNKNTRLQEENKMFQNLLGEYESLGKEHERVKDTLNTTENKLLDANTEISDLKRTILKLEAQLKQVEHENTLKLRHISESRVRTSCANKLGTPDVSRRKWLIPGAEYSIFTGQPLEGQESPKDNRLEETYIPPRHHSPPEKDSSQEDSSTNTIEKKENEMSEAPIIKAFKELEEGKVFKDWGTQTEKEDAPAKPSTRRQTVGFVEPSLVANRSPEKGKDQHRPKRFSSPCGQRSSSLPPANRKSNTPTRREIMLAPVSVTYSPKRSPKENLSPGFSHLLSRNENTVTRFDILLDDLETGPTSTLQHNNPRKRLQFHSLDDVEGRQHSGVRHSSCAESVSNGMKKAAAWDERSQRYEAVQSPCEEDFKYTARITTLAETERLFDELTHEKQQIEAALSRIPCSGGRMTLQARLNQEALEDRLERINRDLGLIRMTLKRFHVLRTSANL; via the exons ATGGAAAACTGCGATGTGGTGAATTCTGTACACGGAACCCCTTCGTCTTCTGCAGACCCTGATGGCAGaaacacccacagctctgtgtgtaaTTTGAATTGTAACAG AAGTCCTTCATCCAATCCCAATGGAGTTTCTGGTTACTCAGGGAATACCAGGTCCTCATTAAAGCCTGATTCTGTTGAGCTGCTTGCCTCCTTCATGCAAGATATCCAGAACATTGGACACGCTGACTCGGAAATTGTGAGGAACTGTGAG ACAAGGTGGCTACAGCTATTGAGACTGGTAGAAAAACAATGTCAGGAACACATAGTTGCCCAGCAAGAGCAGTTCCACCATCAAATCCAA CTGATTCAGGATGAGATAAAGCAGCTGGTGAGGTTGCAGAGCAGCACTCGGGGCGCCAGCAGGAGCCGGGGTTTGCCTGCCCAGCTCACGGACACCTTTCCATCCCTCCCGAGCCCAATGGGGATGCGCTCGGAGGCGTTTGAGGAGCAGGAGAGCATTGCCAGCCAGCTGAGATCCAGCGAAGGGGAGACGCAGCCAGAGGCCTCTGATGTGCAGCAGGAATGTGTGGGGAGCGAGGCCTCGATGAACAGCGGCTACGGCACCCTGTCCACCGCCGAGctgagccctgggcagcccaggcagcagggCACAGACTGCATGGAGCACGCTGCCCACGGAGCGGGGCTGCAGAGTGAtgcagctgtgggcagagctCAGAATAAAAGAGAACTTTTAGCaaaaaaaccagaggaaaacTGTTCATCAGGAAAGAATGACATTTTAGTTTTTCCCGCTGAATTTGAATGTAAAGCCGATGAAGATGAGCGTGGGAAAAAAGCCAG TAAATCTCTAACATCATGGGCACAAAAGTTgaaacaaacccaaccaaaaagAGTAACTGCAGATGAAGAGTGTGTGAACTCTATGCAAGAAAATGAGAGAGTGAAGAGATTACCACTAGAGAAC ACAAACCTTACTGATGCTGCTTTGCCACCTTTTTACCTCAATCAACCAAAGGAAAGTCCGAATTCCGTAGTGTCAGAAGCTTCAG GACTTTCATACTGGAAGTTAGATGAAAAGGAGATGTATCACACTTTACCAGAGAATTTCAGAAGTGAGTGTCCTGATGTTTTCTCCACAAAAGTATCACCAGTTCAG TTGTCTTCTGCTGATGAAAGGAAGTTGTCATCACTGAAGGATATTTATCAtaaaagacaaagggaaaacaagcagATGCCAGACCAGAGTTTTATGCCTTCCTCCCAGTCAAGTCACCCACCAGAG ATCTTGACGTTGGACCCAACCCTGCATATGAAACCAGGTCAGCAGAACCAGGGACGCTGTTTTTTCAATATTCCTGAAGACTCTActcccttttctccagactCTATGGCAGAGCCTGGATTTCCAAGTCATTGTGACACAGACTCTTTCTCACAGACAAGTAATTCATCTCAGTTAGATGATTCTCCAACAcaccctgccagcagcagagctgtgcgCTTGGACCTGTGGAGAAATCACCCCTTCCAAACTGAAAACAGGGccagctctcccttcccagTGGCATACAGGGATGCTGACAAGGATAATTTAGTCAACactgaggaggaagaaacacTGACTCTAACTCCATCTTCTGTTACTCAGTGTGCTGACAACAGTTTGCCAGATTACAGCCTTTCAGTGGCATCTGTTGAAGATCCTGTGGTAATGTCAaa GATTAGGCAGAACCTGAGGGAAAAACACGCTCGACACATCGCTGATCTGCGAGCTTACTATGACTCTGAGATACAGAGCttaaaacagcagctggagtCAAGCCATAGAACTGCTTCATCTGAGGACCTGAAGAAAATCAATCAAAGTCTTGCTGACAG GTGTGACCAGTTAGATGCAGCTCTGAATGAAGCAAGTGCTCGCATAAAAGCCCTCGAAAACAAGAATAATGTGCTAGAAAAGCAAGTG GCAGATTGGAGGGAGCGTTTCTGTGCCATCAGTAACACTTCCAAAGTCCTGCAGGAGCGGCTCGAGGAAACGCGCGCAGCCCACAAGGAGAAGGACAACACCATCAGCCGCCTGAAATCGAGGCttaaggagctggaggaggctTTTGAGAAGGCTTACAAGTTATCTGACAATAAAAACACAAGGctccaggaagaaaacaaaatgtttcaaaat cttTTAGGAGAATACGAATCCCTTGGAAAAGAACATGAAAGAGTAAAG GATACGTTAAAtacaactgaaaacaaattgcTTGATGCAAACACGGAGATTTCTGATTTGAAAAG GACAATTTTAAAGCTTGAAGCTCAGCTCAAGCAGGTGGAACATGAAAATACACTGAAACTTCGCCATATAAGTGAAAGTCGTGTAAGAACCTCTTGTGCCAA CAAGTTGGGAACTCCTGATGTCAGCAGGAGAAAGTGGTTGATACCAGGAGCTGAATATTCCATTTTCACTGGGCAGCCTTTGGAGGGCCAGGAAAGCCCCAAAGACAACAGGTTGGAAGAAACCTATATTCCTCCCAG GCATCATTCTCCTCCTGAAAAAGACTCCTCACAAGAAGATTCTTCAACAAACacaatagaaaagaaagaaaatgagatgtcAGAAGCACCAATTATAAAAGCCTTTAAAGAActtgaagaaggaaaagtatTTAAAGATTGGGgtacacagacagaaaaagaagatgcaCCAGCTA aaCCATCAACTCGACGTCAGACTGTTGGGTTTGTAGAACCTTCTTTGGTTGCAAACCGATCtccagagaaagggaaagaccAGCACAGACCCAAGCGGTTCAGCTCCCCCTGTGGCCAGAGGTCATCGTCCCTTCCTCCTGCAAACAGGAAATCCAACACTCCCA CAAGAAGAGAGATAATGTTGGCACCAGTGTCTGTGACATACAGCCCAAAACGATCTCCAAAAGAAAACCTCTCTCCTGGATTTAGCCATTTGCttagcagaaatgaaaacacagtgaCAAG ATTTGATATACTTCTAGATGACCTGGAAACTGGTCCTACTTCTACTTTACAGCACAATAATCCAAGGAAAAGGCTCCAGTTTCACTCACTAGATGATGTAGAAG GAAGGCAGCACTCAGGTGTCAGACACAGCTCCTGTGCCGAATCCGTCAGTAATGGAATGAAGAAAGCGGCAGCTTGGGACGAGAGGAGCCAGAGATACGAGGCAGTGCAATCACCTTGTGAAGAAGACTTCAAATACACAGCAAGGATTACAACTCTGGCTGAAACAGAGAGGCTTTTTGATGAGCTGACTCACGAAAAGCAACAG ATTGAGGCTGCACTGAGCCGAATCCCTTGTTCTGGTGGAAGAATGACCTTGCAAGCGAGACTAAATCAG GAAGCCCTGGAAGATCGTTTGGAAAGAATTAATAGAGATTTGGGGTTAATACGAATGACTCTGAAAAGATTTCATGTTTTAAGAACCTCTGCGAATCTTTGA
- the MPHOSPH9 gene encoding M-phase phosphoprotein 9 isoform X2: protein MENCDVVNSVHGTPSSSADPDGRNTHSSVCNLNCNSPSSNPNGVSGYSGNTRSSLKPDSVELLASFMQDIQNIGHADSEIVRNCETRWLQLLRLVEKQCQEHIVAQQEQFHHQIQLIQDEIKQLVRLQSSTRGASRSRGLPAQLTDTFPSLPSPMGMRSEAFEEQESIASQLRSSEGETQPEASDVQQECVGSEASMNSGYGTLSTAELSPGQPRQQGTDCMEHAAHGAGLQSDAAVGRAQNKRELLAKKPEENCSSGKNDILVFPAEFECKADEDERGKKASKSLTSWAQKLKQTQPKRVTADEECVNSMQENERVKRLPLENTNLTDAALPPFYLNQPKESPNSVVSEASGLSYWKLDEKEMYHTLPENFRSECPDVFSTKVSPVQLSSADERKLSSLKDIYHKRQRENKQMPDQSFMPSSQSSHPPEILTLDPTLHMKPGQQNQGRCFFNIPEDSTPFSPDSMAEPGFPSHCDTDSFSQTSNSSQLDDSPTHPASSRAVRLDLWRNHPFQTENRASSPFPVAYRDADKDNLVNTEEEETLTLTPSSVTQCADNSLPDYSLSVASVEDPVVMSKIRQNLREKHARHIADLRAYYDSEIQSLKQQLESSHRTASSEDLKKINQSLADRCDQLDAALNEASARIKALENKNNVLEKQVADWRERFCAISNTSKVLQERLEETRAAHKEKDNTISRLKSRLKELEEAFEKAYKLSDNKNTRLQEENKMFQNLLGEYESLGKEHERVKDTLNTTENKLLDANTEISDLKRTILKLEAQLKQVEHENTLKLRHISESRVRTSCANKLGTPDVSRRKWLIPGAEYSIFTGQPLEGQESPKDNRLEETYIPPRHHSPPEKDSSQEDSSTNTIEKKENEMSEAPIIKAFKELEEGKVFKDWGTQTEKEDAPAKPSTRRQTVGFVEPSLVANRSPEKGKDQHRPKRFSSPCGQRSSSLPPANRKSNTPTRREIMLAPVSVTYSPKRSPKENLSPGFSHLLSRNENTVTRFDILLDDLETGPTSTLQHNNPRKRLQFHSLDDVEGRQHSGVRHSSCAESVSNGMKKAAAWDERSQRYEAVQSPCEEDFKYTARITTLAETERLFDELTHEKQQIEAALSRIPCSGGRMTLQARLNQEALEDRLERINRDLGLIRMTLKRFHVLRTSANL from the exons ATGGAAAACTGCGATGTGGTGAATTCTGTACACGGAACCCCTTCGTCTTCTGCAGACCCTGATGGCAGaaacacccacagctctgtgtgtaaTTTGAATTGTAACAG TCCTTCATCCAATCCCAATGGAGTTTCTGGTTACTCAGGGAATACCAGGTCCTCATTAAAGCCTGATTCTGTTGAGCTGCTTGCCTCCTTCATGCAAGATATCCAGAACATTGGACACGCTGACTCGGAAATTGTGAGGAACTGTGAG ACAAGGTGGCTACAGCTATTGAGACTGGTAGAAAAACAATGTCAGGAACACATAGTTGCCCAGCAAGAGCAGTTCCACCATCAAATCCAA CTGATTCAGGATGAGATAAAGCAGCTGGTGAGGTTGCAGAGCAGCACTCGGGGCGCCAGCAGGAGCCGGGGTTTGCCTGCCCAGCTCACGGACACCTTTCCATCCCTCCCGAGCCCAATGGGGATGCGCTCGGAGGCGTTTGAGGAGCAGGAGAGCATTGCCAGCCAGCTGAGATCCAGCGAAGGGGAGACGCAGCCAGAGGCCTCTGATGTGCAGCAGGAATGTGTGGGGAGCGAGGCCTCGATGAACAGCGGCTACGGCACCCTGTCCACCGCCGAGctgagccctgggcagcccaggcagcagggCACAGACTGCATGGAGCACGCTGCCCACGGAGCGGGGCTGCAGAGTGAtgcagctgtgggcagagctCAGAATAAAAGAGAACTTTTAGCaaaaaaaccagaggaaaacTGTTCATCAGGAAAGAATGACATTTTAGTTTTTCCCGCTGAATTTGAATGTAAAGCCGATGAAGATGAGCGTGGGAAAAAAGCCAG TAAATCTCTAACATCATGGGCACAAAAGTTgaaacaaacccaaccaaaaagAGTAACTGCAGATGAAGAGTGTGTGAACTCTATGCAAGAAAATGAGAGAGTGAAGAGATTACCACTAGAGAAC ACAAACCTTACTGATGCTGCTTTGCCACCTTTTTACCTCAATCAACCAAAGGAAAGTCCGAATTCCGTAGTGTCAGAAGCTTCAG GACTTTCATACTGGAAGTTAGATGAAAAGGAGATGTATCACACTTTACCAGAGAATTTCAGAAGTGAGTGTCCTGATGTTTTCTCCACAAAAGTATCACCAGTTCAG TTGTCTTCTGCTGATGAAAGGAAGTTGTCATCACTGAAGGATATTTATCAtaaaagacaaagggaaaacaagcagATGCCAGACCAGAGTTTTATGCCTTCCTCCCAGTCAAGTCACCCACCAGAG ATCTTGACGTTGGACCCAACCCTGCATATGAAACCAGGTCAGCAGAACCAGGGACGCTGTTTTTTCAATATTCCTGAAGACTCTActcccttttctccagactCTATGGCAGAGCCTGGATTTCCAAGTCATTGTGACACAGACTCTTTCTCACAGACAAGTAATTCATCTCAGTTAGATGATTCTCCAACAcaccctgccagcagcagagctgtgcgCTTGGACCTGTGGAGAAATCACCCCTTCCAAACTGAAAACAGGGccagctctcccttcccagTGGCATACAGGGATGCTGACAAGGATAATTTAGTCAACactgaggaggaagaaacacTGACTCTAACTCCATCTTCTGTTACTCAGTGTGCTGACAACAGTTTGCCAGATTACAGCCTTTCAGTGGCATCTGTTGAAGATCCTGTGGTAATGTCAaa GATTAGGCAGAACCTGAGGGAAAAACACGCTCGACACATCGCTGATCTGCGAGCTTACTATGACTCTGAGATACAGAGCttaaaacagcagctggagtCAAGCCATAGAACTGCTTCATCTGAGGACCTGAAGAAAATCAATCAAAGTCTTGCTGACAG GTGTGACCAGTTAGATGCAGCTCTGAATGAAGCAAGTGCTCGCATAAAAGCCCTCGAAAACAAGAATAATGTGCTAGAAAAGCAAGTG GCAGATTGGAGGGAGCGTTTCTGTGCCATCAGTAACACTTCCAAAGTCCTGCAGGAGCGGCTCGAGGAAACGCGCGCAGCCCACAAGGAGAAGGACAACACCATCAGCCGCCTGAAATCGAGGCttaaggagctggaggaggctTTTGAGAAGGCTTACAAGTTATCTGACAATAAAAACACAAGGctccaggaagaaaacaaaatgtttcaaaat cttTTAGGAGAATACGAATCCCTTGGAAAAGAACATGAAAGAGTAAAG GATACGTTAAAtacaactgaaaacaaattgcTTGATGCAAACACGGAGATTTCTGATTTGAAAAG GACAATTTTAAAGCTTGAAGCTCAGCTCAAGCAGGTGGAACATGAAAATACACTGAAACTTCGCCATATAAGTGAAAGTCGTGTAAGAACCTCTTGTGCCAA CAAGTTGGGAACTCCTGATGTCAGCAGGAGAAAGTGGTTGATACCAGGAGCTGAATATTCCATTTTCACTGGGCAGCCTTTGGAGGGCCAGGAAAGCCCCAAAGACAACAGGTTGGAAGAAACCTATATTCCTCCCAG GCATCATTCTCCTCCTGAAAAAGACTCCTCACAAGAAGATTCTTCAACAAACacaatagaaaagaaagaaaatgagatgtcAGAAGCACCAATTATAAAAGCCTTTAAAGAActtgaagaaggaaaagtatTTAAAGATTGGGgtacacagacagaaaaagaagatgcaCCAGCTA aaCCATCAACTCGACGTCAGACTGTTGGGTTTGTAGAACCTTCTTTGGTTGCAAACCGATCtccagagaaagggaaagaccAGCACAGACCCAAGCGGTTCAGCTCCCCCTGTGGCCAGAGGTCATCGTCCCTTCCTCCTGCAAACAGGAAATCCAACACTCCCA CAAGAAGAGAGATAATGTTGGCACCAGTGTCTGTGACATACAGCCCAAAACGATCTCCAAAAGAAAACCTCTCTCCTGGATTTAGCCATTTGCttagcagaaatgaaaacacagtgaCAAG ATTTGATATACTTCTAGATGACCTGGAAACTGGTCCTACTTCTACTTTACAGCACAATAATCCAAGGAAAAGGCTCCAGTTTCACTCACTAGATGATGTAGAAG GAAGGCAGCACTCAGGTGTCAGACACAGCTCCTGTGCCGAATCCGTCAGTAATGGAATGAAGAAAGCGGCAGCTTGGGACGAGAGGAGCCAGAGATACGAGGCAGTGCAATCACCTTGTGAAGAAGACTTCAAATACACAGCAAGGATTACAACTCTGGCTGAAACAGAGAGGCTTTTTGATGAGCTGACTCACGAAAAGCAACAG ATTGAGGCTGCACTGAGCCGAATCCCTTGTTCTGGTGGAAGAATGACCTTGCAAGCGAGACTAAATCAG GAAGCCCTGGAAGATCGTTTGGAAAGAATTAATAGAGATTTGGGGTTAATACGAATGACTCTGAAAAGATTTCATGTTTTAAGAACCTCTGCGAATCTTTGA
- the MPHOSPH9 gene encoding M-phase phosphoprotein 9 isoform X3: MENCDVVNSVHGTPSSSADPDGRNTHSSVCNLNCNRSPSSNPNGVSGYSGNTRSSLKPDSVELLASFMQDIQNIGHADSEITRWLQLLRLVEKQCQEHIVAQQEQFHHQIQLIQDEIKQLVRLQSSTRGASRSRGLPAQLTDTFPSLPSPMGMRSEAFEEQESIASQLRSSEGETQPEASDVQQECVGSEASMNSGYGTLSTAELSPGQPRQQGTDCMEHAAHGAGLQSDAAVGRAQNKRELLAKKPEENCSSGKNDILVFPAEFECKADEDERGKKASKSLTSWAQKLKQTQPKRVTADEECVNSMQENERVKRLPLENTNLTDAALPPFYLNQPKESPNSVVSEASGLSYWKLDEKEMYHTLPENFRSECPDVFSTKVSPVQLSSADERKLSSLKDIYHKRQRENKQMPDQSFMPSSQSSHPPEILTLDPTLHMKPGQQNQGRCFFNIPEDSTPFSPDSMAEPGFPSHCDTDSFSQTSNSSQLDDSPTHPASSRAVRLDLWRNHPFQTENRASSPFPVAYRDADKDNLVNTEEEETLTLTPSSVTQCADNSLPDYSLSVASVEDPVVMSKIRQNLREKHARHIADLRAYYDSEIQSLKQQLESSHRTASSEDLKKINQSLADRCDQLDAALNEASARIKALENKNNVLEKQVADWRERFCAISNTSKVLQERLEETRAAHKEKDNTISRLKSRLKELEEAFEKAYKLSDNKNTRLQEENKMFQNLLGEYESLGKEHERVKDTLNTTENKLLDANTEISDLKRTILKLEAQLKQVEHENTLKLRHISESRVRTSCANKLGTPDVSRRKWLIPGAEYSIFTGQPLEGQESPKDNRLEETYIPPRHHSPPEKDSSQEDSSTNTIEKKENEMSEAPIIKAFKELEEGKVFKDWGTQTEKEDAPAKPSTRRQTVGFVEPSLVANRSPEKGKDQHRPKRFSSPCGQRSSSLPPANRKSNTPTRREIMLAPVSVTYSPKRSPKENLSPGFSHLLSRNENTVTRFDILLDDLETGPTSTLQHNNPRKRLQFHSLDDVEGRQHSGVRHSSCAESVSNGMKKAAAWDERSQRYEAVQSPCEEDFKYTARITTLAETERLFDELTHEKQQIEAALSRIPCSGGRMTLQARLNQEALEDRLERINRDLGLIRMTLKRFHVLRTSANL; encoded by the exons ATGGAAAACTGCGATGTGGTGAATTCTGTACACGGAACCCCTTCGTCTTCTGCAGACCCTGATGGCAGaaacacccacagctctgtgtgtaaTTTGAATTGTAACAG AAGTCCTTCATCCAATCCCAATGGAGTTTCTGGTTACTCAGGGAATACCAGGTCCTCATTAAAGCCTGATTCTGTTGAGCTGCTTGCCTCCTTCATGCAAGATATCCAGAACATTGGACACGCTGACTCGGAAATT ACAAGGTGGCTACAGCTATTGAGACTGGTAGAAAAACAATGTCAGGAACACATAGTTGCCCAGCAAGAGCAGTTCCACCATCAAATCCAA CTGATTCAGGATGAGATAAAGCAGCTGGTGAGGTTGCAGAGCAGCACTCGGGGCGCCAGCAGGAGCCGGGGTTTGCCTGCCCAGCTCACGGACACCTTTCCATCCCTCCCGAGCCCAATGGGGATGCGCTCGGAGGCGTTTGAGGAGCAGGAGAGCATTGCCAGCCAGCTGAGATCCAGCGAAGGGGAGACGCAGCCAGAGGCCTCTGATGTGCAGCAGGAATGTGTGGGGAGCGAGGCCTCGATGAACAGCGGCTACGGCACCCTGTCCACCGCCGAGctgagccctgggcagcccaggcagcagggCACAGACTGCATGGAGCACGCTGCCCACGGAGCGGGGCTGCAGAGTGAtgcagctgtgggcagagctCAGAATAAAAGAGAACTTTTAGCaaaaaaaccagaggaaaacTGTTCATCAGGAAAGAATGACATTTTAGTTTTTCCCGCTGAATTTGAATGTAAAGCCGATGAAGATGAGCGTGGGAAAAAAGCCAG TAAATCTCTAACATCATGGGCACAAAAGTTgaaacaaacccaaccaaaaagAGTAACTGCAGATGAAGAGTGTGTGAACTCTATGCAAGAAAATGAGAGAGTGAAGAGATTACCACTAGAGAAC ACAAACCTTACTGATGCTGCTTTGCCACCTTTTTACCTCAATCAACCAAAGGAAAGTCCGAATTCCGTAGTGTCAGAAGCTTCAG GACTTTCATACTGGAAGTTAGATGAAAAGGAGATGTATCACACTTTACCAGAGAATTTCAGAAGTGAGTGTCCTGATGTTTTCTCCACAAAAGTATCACCAGTTCAG TTGTCTTCTGCTGATGAAAGGAAGTTGTCATCACTGAAGGATATTTATCAtaaaagacaaagggaaaacaagcagATGCCAGACCAGAGTTTTATGCCTTCCTCCCAGTCAAGTCACCCACCAGAG ATCTTGACGTTGGACCCAACCCTGCATATGAAACCAGGTCAGCAGAACCAGGGACGCTGTTTTTTCAATATTCCTGAAGACTCTActcccttttctccagactCTATGGCAGAGCCTGGATTTCCAAGTCATTGTGACACAGACTCTTTCTCACAGACAAGTAATTCATCTCAGTTAGATGATTCTCCAACAcaccctgccagcagcagagctgtgcgCTTGGACCTGTGGAGAAATCACCCCTTCCAAACTGAAAACAGGGccagctctcccttcccagTGGCATACAGGGATGCTGACAAGGATAATTTAGTCAACactgaggaggaagaaacacTGACTCTAACTCCATCTTCTGTTACTCAGTGTGCTGACAACAGTTTGCCAGATTACAGCCTTTCAGTGGCATCTGTTGAAGATCCTGTGGTAATGTCAaa GATTAGGCAGAACCTGAGGGAAAAACACGCTCGACACATCGCTGATCTGCGAGCTTACTATGACTCTGAGATACAGAGCttaaaacagcagctggagtCAAGCCATAGAACTGCTTCATCTGAGGACCTGAAGAAAATCAATCAAAGTCTTGCTGACAG GTGTGACCAGTTAGATGCAGCTCTGAATGAAGCAAGTGCTCGCATAAAAGCCCTCGAAAACAAGAATAATGTGCTAGAAAAGCAAGTG GCAGATTGGAGGGAGCGTTTCTGTGCCATCAGTAACACTTCCAAAGTCCTGCAGGAGCGGCTCGAGGAAACGCGCGCAGCCCACAAGGAGAAGGACAACACCATCAGCCGCCTGAAATCGAGGCttaaggagctggaggaggctTTTGAGAAGGCTTACAAGTTATCTGACAATAAAAACACAAGGctccaggaagaaaacaaaatgtttcaaaat cttTTAGGAGAATACGAATCCCTTGGAAAAGAACATGAAAGAGTAAAG GATACGTTAAAtacaactgaaaacaaattgcTTGATGCAAACACGGAGATTTCTGATTTGAAAAG GACAATTTTAAAGCTTGAAGCTCAGCTCAAGCAGGTGGAACATGAAAATACACTGAAACTTCGCCATATAAGTGAAAGTCGTGTAAGAACCTCTTGTGCCAA CAAGTTGGGAACTCCTGATGTCAGCAGGAGAAAGTGGTTGATACCAGGAGCTGAATATTCCATTTTCACTGGGCAGCCTTTGGAGGGCCAGGAAAGCCCCAAAGACAACAGGTTGGAAGAAACCTATATTCCTCCCAG GCATCATTCTCCTCCTGAAAAAGACTCCTCACAAGAAGATTCTTCAACAAACacaatagaaaagaaagaaaatgagatgtcAGAAGCACCAATTATAAAAGCCTTTAAAGAActtgaagaaggaaaagtatTTAAAGATTGGGgtacacagacagaaaaagaagatgcaCCAGCTA aaCCATCAACTCGACGTCAGACTGTTGGGTTTGTAGAACCTTCTTTGGTTGCAAACCGATCtccagagaaagggaaagaccAGCACAGACCCAAGCGGTTCAGCTCCCCCTGTGGCCAGAGGTCATCGTCCCTTCCTCCTGCAAACAGGAAATCCAACACTCCCA CAAGAAGAGAGATAATGTTGGCACCAGTGTCTGTGACATACAGCCCAAAACGATCTCCAAAAGAAAACCTCTCTCCTGGATTTAGCCATTTGCttagcagaaatgaaaacacagtgaCAAG ATTTGATATACTTCTAGATGACCTGGAAACTGGTCCTACTTCTACTTTACAGCACAATAATCCAAGGAAAAGGCTCCAGTTTCACTCACTAGATGATGTAGAAG GAAGGCAGCACTCAGGTGTCAGACACAGCTCCTGTGCCGAATCCGTCAGTAATGGAATGAAGAAAGCGGCAGCTTGGGACGAGAGGAGCCAGAGATACGAGGCAGTGCAATCACCTTGTGAAGAAGACTTCAAATACACAGCAAGGATTACAACTCTGGCTGAAACAGAGAGGCTTTTTGATGAGCTGACTCACGAAAAGCAACAG ATTGAGGCTGCACTGAGCCGAATCCCTTGTTCTGGTGGAAGAATGACCTTGCAAGCGAGACTAAATCAG GAAGCCCTGGAAGATCGTTTGGAAAGAATTAATAGAGATTTGGGGTTAATACGAATGACTCTGAAAAGATTTCATGTTTTAAGAACCTCTGCGAATCTTTGA